The nucleotide window CACCTTCAGGAGGACCCGCCTCATTCTAATACACACGCTTAGTGAAGTCAGTTTTTCAAATGAGGTTGTAGGCTGTTTGATCGACTATGGTCTGCGGGCGATCCTCTGTCTGACATGAAGGATGCCATTAAAACGAAACGGATCGTGGGCAAGCGAGCCGGAATTGTGCCGGAAAACATAGGATTCTCGGTGTCGCTGATGGATTCTTCGGAACTTTTGATGTGACGGGCATGTTTGCCATCTGAAACGAATTTGCCATGCTGTGAGGCTTGAGCGAACCAAAATGTTTTCTTTTCAAAATGGCTCTCGTCCGCTCAATCACCAGAAAATCAGCGATGGGTTGCTGATTCTCGAACAACGTCACTCGAATCAAACGTGGGTGACTGAGCTTCTTGCACGAAGTTGACGTCCGATGACTGGTCATGAGCAAGAACAGTAGATTGAGAGTTGACTTGCGAATCCAGGTAAGACTTTGAACGGCGATGCACCGTTGGGCAATAGGTCAAAGATGAGGTCGTGTTTTTCGTGTCGGAATAAGCAGTATCTAACGCTTGTTGCAAAGTGAATTGTTCCATCGAGTCGCGGATTGAGTTGACTAACTGCCAAGGTTTATAGTTATCTTCTGCCGGTTGCTGGAAAGTTGAAAGCTGTAAATATTACGCGCCTCGGTCGAAAAAATCACGCCAGTTTGTGGTGGTGATGGAGGGAGACGACGGAGGGGGGGCAGGGCTGCTGGCAGCTTCGATCCCCCCCCCCGTTTTGATGATTTTGCAGGGAAATGATTGACTTGCTCTTCGCGCGATTCTAGAACATGGACTACACCTTCAGAGCTCGCTTACATCTCCAGAACAATACGAACAGCGTGGAAGGCAAAGTCTTGCTTTGTCTTTTGGCCATCATCGATTTTCTTCATCACGTTGTAGAGGGTGCCAACATGAGAGTGATCCTGTTGTTGAGCCTATTTGTTACTTACCCCACTGTGCTGCAGGCAGAATTTGTCGGTGCTGAACTGCCGCTCGAAGACGGTACGCCAGATGGTTGGTCGGGGGTGCCGGTTATGTACGGCAACGTCTTGCCGGCTGGCGAAAGTATTTCTACCGTTCGTTACTACACCGCGGATGCGCGGTTCGAAGCCGAGGACGGTGTGTACCACATGGTGCCATTGATTGTTCAGCAGGAAGACGGTAGCGAAGAGGATGGAGAAGGTATTTTTACGGTTTGGGAGGTTGGACCTGCTCACACAGCAGACGGAACCGGCGACCAGGAGTTCAGCTGGGGGAGTTCGGCTGTTCCTGACGACGGAAACCTTTATCATCCAGCCGCTTTGCAATGGAATGAGGGATTCAATAACACGAACGGTGGACACATTGCATTCGCGGAAGGCGGCGGCGACGGGATGCATTACTTCGACATCGATACGACTGACTTTATACCGGATGAAGATATTGGAGACATTGAACCTGAGATGGTGTTGTCGGATCTGACAATTCACACAGCCGGTTTTGGGAGTCGCTACTATCAATTGAACTTCGAGACTGGCAGTCAGGCCGATCCGGGTGATTTCAACGCGGATGGTCTCGTTGACAATGTAGATATGGATTTGTTGTCAGGTGAAATACGCAATGGCGGACAGGACACAACGTTCGATGTCAACAGTGACGGTACGGTTAATGACGCTGATCGTTCGAGTTGGGTGATTGATGTAAAGACGACCTGGTTTGGGGATTCGGACTTGAACGGACTGTTTGACAGCAGTGACTTTGTACTTGTGTTTCAAGAAGGATTGTTCGAGACAGGCAGTCCGGCCGGCTGGCGAGAAGGGGATTGGAACGGAGATGGTCGTTTCAGTAGCAGCGACTTTGTGACAGCTTTCCAAGATGGGGGGTTTGAAGCTGGCCCCCGAGATCCGGCCGCTGCACTAGTGCCAGAGCC belongs to Pirellulaceae bacterium and includes:
- a CDS encoding PEP-CTERM sorting domain-containing protein (PEP-CTERM proteins occur, often in large numbers, in the proteomes of bacteria that also encode an exosortase, a predicted intramembrane cysteine proteinase. The presence of a PEP-CTERM domain at a protein's C-terminus predicts cleavage within the sorting domain, followed by covalent anchoring to some some component of the (usually Gram-negative) cell surface. Many PEP-CTERM proteins exhibit an unusual sequence composition that includes large numbers of potential glycosylation sites. Expression of one such protein has been shown restore the ability of a bacterium to form floc, a type of biofilm.), yielding MDYTFRARLHLQNNTNSVEGKVLLCLLAIIDFLHHVVEGANMRVILLLSLFVTYPTVLQAEFVGAELPLEDGTPDGWSGVPVMYGNVLPAGESISTVRYYTADARFEAEDGVYHMVPLIVQQEDGSEEDGEGIFTVWEVGPAHTADGTGDQEFSWGSSAVPDDGNLYHPAALQWNEGFNNTNGGHIAFAEGGGDGMHYFDIDTTDFIPDEDIGDIEPEMVLSDLTIHTAGFGSRYYQLNFETGSQADPGDFNADGLVDNVDMDLLSGEIRNGGQDTTFDVNSDGTVNDADRSSWVIDVKTTWFGDSDLNGLFDSSDFVLVFQEGLFETGSPAGWREGDWNGDGRFSSSDFVTAFQDGGFEAGPRDPAAALVPEPSTLIMVIFGAVTCLYMKRRR